The following proteins are encoded in a genomic region of Spartobacteria bacterium:
- the ruvB gene encoding Holliday junction branch migration DNA helicase RuvB: MTEKVTDGFNRPDFDFEVSLRPPQFDDFVGQRKVRERLELFVEAARGRDDVLDHVLLFGPPGLGKTTLAYILAEEMGVNLKCTSGPVIDKPGDLAGLLTNLERGDILFIDEIHRMQRTVEEYLYSAMEDYVIDIMIDQGPNARSVRLNIPRFTLVGATTRSGLLTAALRSRFGMTNRLDYYDMDELATIILRSAGILGVAIDQDGASEIGGRARGTPRIANNLLRWVRDYAQVRADNHITREVADAALTMLDIDSDGLDEMDKRILDALLMKFGGGPVGLSSLAVSVGEESGTIEEVYEPYLIQEGYIKRTPQGRVATDRCYDKFGLMRPVGVQGRLF, encoded by the coding sequence ATGACAGAAAAGGTGACCGACGGCTTTAACCGTCCTGATTTTGATTTCGAAGTCAGCCTGCGTCCTCCGCAATTCGATGATTTTGTAGGGCAGCGCAAAGTGCGGGAGCGATTGGAGCTGTTTGTCGAAGCAGCACGCGGACGCGACGATGTGTTGGATCATGTTCTGCTGTTTGGTCCTCCGGGATTGGGAAAGACGACGCTGGCTTATATTTTGGCCGAGGAAATGGGGGTTAATCTTAAATGCACATCCGGACCGGTCATCGATAAACCCGGAGATCTGGCAGGGCTGCTCACCAATCTTGAGCGCGGGGATATTTTATTTATCGATGAAATTCATCGGATGCAGCGCACGGTGGAAGAGTATTTGTACTCGGCCATGGAAGATTACGTCATCGACATCATGATTGATCAGGGCCCCAATGCCCGATCCGTTCGACTTAACATTCCACGTTTCACACTGGTTGGAGCCACGACGCGCAGCGGATTATTGACGGCGGCGCTGCGTTCTCGCTTTGGCATGACCAATCGTCTGGATTATTATGACATGGACGAGTTGGCGACGATCATTCTTCGTTCTGCCGGCATCCTCGGTGTGGCCATTGATCAGGACGGTGCCAGCGAGATTGGCGGCAGAGCCCGGGGAACGCCGCGTATTGCCAATAACTTACTGCGCTGGGTGCGTGATTATGCTCAGGTACGAGCCGATAATCATATAACCAGAGAGGTCGCCGATGCTGCGCTGACCATGCTTGATATCGACAGCGATGGGCTGGACGAAATGGATAAACGCATATTAGATGCTCTGCTGATGAAATTTGGAGGCGGACCGGTTGGCCTGAGCAGTCTGGCCGTATCCGTCGGTGAGGAATCAGGAACGATCGAAGAGGTCTACGAACCCTACTTGATTCAGGAAGGGTATATCAAGCGTACGCCGCAGGGGCGTGTCGCCACAGACCGCTGTTACGATAAATTCGGCCTTATGCGTCCTGTTGGCGTGCAGGGACGCCTGTTTTAA